CGACTGCTGCCTTTGATTGATCGGGCCTTACAGGATGCCGGGATCACCTTGGGCCAAGTCGAAGGTTTCGCCGTAGCTGTTGGGCCAGGCTCCTTCACAGGCTTGCGAATCGGCCTGAGTACCGCCAAAGGTCTGGCGGTTGTCGGTGGTCAACCGCTTGTCGGCGTATCGACCCTTGAAGCAATGGCATGGACGCTCCCGTTCTGCACTCACCAGGTGTGCCCCATCCTCGATGCCAGGAAAGGTGAAATCTACAGTGCGCTGTTCCGTCATGAGGGGGATCGGTTGATCCGTCTGATGGACGATGCCGCTATCGCGCCAGACATCCTGTTGAGGCGCATCCAACAGCCAACCGTGTTCCTGGGCGATGGATTGGTAGTCTACGAAGGCTTGGTGCAATCCCAACTGAAGGAGCTGGCGTTCTTCCCTCCCCTTGCGGGGCGCGGAGGACGTCCTGCCGCTGTGGCGGAACTCGGACGTCGCCGTCTCCTACGTGGCGACCGGGATGATCTCGTACAACTGGCCCCCCAGTACCTGCGGCCATCCGAGGCGGAGTT
This genomic stretch from Candidatus Methylomirabilis limnetica harbors:
- the tsaB gene encoding tRNA (adenosine(37)-N6)-threonylcarbamoyltransferase complex dimerization subunit type 1 TsaB, which codes for MGIDTSTTQGGVALLSGQGVICEYTLNIKATYSERLLPLIDRALQDAGITLGQVEGFAVAVGPGSFTGLRIGLSTAKGLAVVGGQPLVGVSTLEAMAWTLPFCTHQVCPILDARKGEIYSALFRHEGDRLIRLMDDAAIAPDILLRRIQQPTVFLGDGLVVYEGLVQSQLKELAFFPPLAGRGGRPAAVAELGRRRLLRGDRDDLVQLAPQYLRPSEAEFKRLDKFTPVGSS